From Paenibacillus polymyxa, the proteins below share one genomic window:
- the mraZ gene encoding division/cell wall cluster transcriptional repressor MraZ: MFMGEFQHSIDEKGRLTVPAKFRELLGASFVVTRGLDQCLFVYPMDEWAVMEKKLKALPLMKADARAFTRFFFSGATECELDKQGRVNLPGNLCEYAKLTKECVVLGVSTRVEIWSKHTWEQYFNQSEEAFNDIAEKLVDFNFEL; this comes from the coding sequence ATGTTTATGGGGGAGTTCCAACATAGCATTGATGAGAAGGGTCGGCTTACTGTCCCGGCCAAGTTTCGTGAACTTCTCGGTGCCTCGTTCGTGGTTACCCGCGGGCTTGACCAATGCCTCTTCGTGTATCCTATGGATGAGTGGGCTGTCATGGAGAAAAAACTTAAAGCACTGCCTTTGATGAAGGCTGATGCGCGTGCGTTTACCCGGTTTTTTTTCTCGGGAGCGACTGAATGCGAATTGGACAAACAGGGCAGGGTAAATTTACCGGGGAATTTGTGCGAATACGCCAAGCTTACAAAAGAGTGCGTCGTATTGGGAGTGTCCACCCGGGTAGAGATTTGGAGTAAGCATACTTGGGAGCAATATTTCAACCAATCAGAAGAAGCATTTAACGACATTGCTGAGAAATTGGTTGATTTCAACTTTGAATTGTAA